A stretch of Sulfurimonas autotrophica DSM 16294 DNA encodes these proteins:
- a CDS encoding ATP-binding protein → MDYLEISRIFEEKSQEMNFFESFETMHLKNNLLNIFKNDTKQLIFLIGEPGVGKSAFVNHLENENNENINIIKFDIPFLEPVDFIKTLIKKSKEEVKDFSIEGLIKQVVSIYKNSNYVVIIDEAQLLSKDMIEVIRILADSKAFWFILVMHKHESKNILNAPQFSSRPHKILELNHLQKNEYKDYIYLKLKDINKPYLLEELSFKYLNFIYKNTKGNFREFKKMLHTAFLLLNYAQNNHKHKYQKLSKCILTMAAIEGGLIDV, encoded by the coding sequence TTGGATTATTTGGAAATATCACGAATTTTTGAAGAAAAATCGCAAGAGATGAATTTTTTCGAAAGCTTTGAAACAATGCATTTAAAAAACAATCTTTTAAATATTTTTAAGAATGACACAAAACAGTTAATTTTTTTAATAGGGGAACCCGGAGTAGGGAAAAGTGCTTTTGTTAATCATTTAGAAAATGAAAATAATGAAAATATTAATATTATAAAATTTGATATACCTTTTTTGGAACCTGTTGATTTTATAAAAACACTTATAAAAAAAAGTAAAGAAGAAGTTAAAGATTTTTCAATTGAGGGACTTATTAAACAAGTTGTTTCAATATATAAAAATTCAAATTATGTTGTTATTATAGATGAAGCGCAACTACTATCTAAAGATATGATTGAAGTTATAAGAATACTGGCAGATTCAAAAGCATTTTGGTTTATTCTTGTTATGCATAAACATGAATCAAAAAACATTTTAAATGCACCGCAATTTTCATCAAGACCACACAAAATACTAGAATTAAATCATCTGCAGAAAAATGAATACAAAGATTATATATATTTAAAATTAAAAGATATAAATAAGCCGTATTTGCTAGAAGAATTAAGTTTCAAATATTTAAATTTTATTTACAAAAATACTAAGGGGAACTTTAGAGAATTTAAAAAAATGCTGCATACTGCGTTTTTACTACTAAATTATGCACAAAATAATCATAAGCATAAATATCAAAAACTTTCTAAATGTATTTTAACCATGGCTGCAATAGAGGGCGGGCTTATAGATGTATAA
- a CDS encoding type II secretion system protein GspD, whose product MKYIFIFFIFTRILTANTNNCDEHLFSLSAYDKGSKSLKISNVLKELSQKCNISIFFKDKESKQKINKSLDYVNIKDYTLESFLNFLFNEANLFYTYDREKHFINVQYMKTKTFNIDYINVSELTSESSKSINSGSGSSSGINTTTNNTTTNNTNNTNNTNNSSGNSSSNDQTTIVTKSKFTFWDNLKNNLTKLFLDPKNVNMFINRDASLLTVNADKKDLQKIQNFLDLLMKRMHKQVLIEVKLIELVYDDSHSSGIDWSQLNVSLNGTLGGTQGTGGNTFNNSYSIAYNFSTSNFFKYLNTFGDVKVMSNPKILTMNNQPAVVNVGQQLSYKYQTGSVTTTGGTAAGTNTFSLGSTFIGITLYVIPEITDSNEILMSINPVVSSLSADNTPTTSIREIPPDTKIKQMTSVVKVKNGQKVLIGGLISATKGKDSKKIPILGDIPILSTIFRYTNNKKSRTEMFILITPKIVKNSSMPTIDDIDDDKFFSTSKYKLDFNSSKVK is encoded by the coding sequence GTGAAATATATATTCATATTTTTTATATTTACACGGATTCTAACTGCAAATACAAATAATTGTGATGAGCATCTTTTCTCGTTGAGTGCCTATGATAAAGGGAGCAAAAGTTTAAAAATTTCTAACGTACTAAAAGAATTATCTCAAAAATGTAATATATCAATCTTTTTTAAAGATAAAGAATCTAAACAAAAAATAAATAAAAGCCTTGATTATGTTAATATAAAAGATTATACATTAGAAAGTTTTTTAAATTTTTTATTTAATGAGGCAAATTTATTTTATACATATGACAGAGAAAAACATTTTATAAATGTACAATATATGAAAACAAAAACTTTTAATATTGATTATATAAATGTTAGCGAGTTAACCAGTGAGAGCAGCAAATCGATAAATTCAGGTTCCGGCAGTTCTTCCGGAATAAATACTACTACCAATAATACTACTACCAATAATACCAATAATACCAATAATACCAATAATAGCAGTGGAAACAGTTCATCAAATGACCAGACAACAATAGTAACAAAATCAAAATTTACGTTTTGGGATAACTTAAAAAACAATCTTACAAAACTTTTTCTTGATCCAAAAAATGTAAATATGTTTATAAATAGAGATGCATCACTGCTAACCGTAAATGCAGATAAAAAAGATTTGCAAAAAATACAAAACTTTTTAGACCTGCTTATGAAAAGAATGCATAAACAGGTATTAATAGAAGTTAAATTAATAGAGCTTGTTTATGATGACAGTCACTCTTCGGGAATTGACTGGAGTCAGTTAAATGTATCTTTAAACGGTACGTTAGGTGGTACACAAGGCACCGGTGGAAACACTTTTAATAATTCTTATAGTATTGCTTATAATTTTTCAACATCCAATTTTTTTAAATACTTAAATACTTTCGGTGATGTCAAAGTTATGTCAAATCCAAAAATTTTGACTATGAATAATCAACCTGCAGTTGTAAATGTCGGCCAGCAGTTAAGTTATAAATATCAAACAGGATCAGTTACTACAACGGGCGGCACTGCTGCGGGTACAAATACCTTTTCTCTCGGCTCGACATTTATAGGCATCACTTTATATGTAATACCGGAAATTACCGATAGCAATGAAATACTTATGAGTATTAATCCTGTTGTAAGTTCTCTTTCTGCGGACAATACTCCTACAACCAGCATAAGAGAAATTCCACCTGATACAAAGATTAAACAAATGACATCTGTTGTAAAAGTTAAAAACGGACAAAAGGTACTTATCGGCGGACTAATAAGTGCTACAAAAGGCAAAGACTCAAAAAAAATACCAATTCTTGGAGACATTCCGATACTAAGCACTATTTTTAGATATACTAATAACAAGAAAAGCAGAACAGAAATGTTCATTTTAATAACACCGAAAATTGTTAAAAATTCATCTATGCCGACTATTGATGATATAGATGATGATAAATTCTTTTCAACTTCAAAATATAAATTAGATTTTAATTCATCAAAGGTTAAGTAA
- a CDS encoding prepilin-type N-terminal cleavage/methylation domain-containing protein, translated as MKKQAFSLLELIFVIIIIGILSGVAISSFKPHHLRDDTNFVLMKLEETRYKAIGYNKSLPSSDINYSIGCISVDTLSKTDTQAYKFYSYFDLSSSSAINVICFDALGRVHDGDIDNNQTTLDSLQNNEIHLTYTYQNKISVLKIDSLSGNIHRVN; from the coding sequence ATGAAAAAACAAGCATTCTCTTTACTTGAACTTATTTTTGTAATAATAATTATCGGGATATTATCCGGTGTTGCAATTAGCAGTTTCAAGCCGCATCATTTAAGAGATGATACTAATTTTGTACTAATGAAGCTCGAAGAAACCAGATATAAGGCTATAGGATATAATAAATCACTTCCTTCATCAGATATAAATTATTCAATAGGCTGCATAAGTGTAGATACCTTAAGCAAAACAGACACGCAAGCCTATAAATTTTATTCGTACTTTGATTTATCATCTTCATCAGCTATTAATGTCATATGTTTTGATGCGCTGGGAAGAGTCCACGATGGTGACATTGATAACAATCAGACAACTCTTGATTCATTACAAAATAATGAGATTCATTTAACATATACTTATCAAAATAAAATCTCCGTTTTAAAGATAGATTCTTTAAGCGGTAATATACATCGTGTAAATTAA
- a CDS encoding type II secretion system protein has translation MIKKNAFTLIELILSMVIIAIAFTVLPKILQLSAKVSVQNLKGEAMYNAIAYIGLIKSTAWDEENIKYNDILLVANGDSDYDCNTTTTYRIGGFDGSRNCKNAKNASSLGSDSNESYNNDMDDFDTINATNNTNSRAYDLNVSVDYLEDIAENGNTFSSTTKSNTTNTKRITIKVDVKKKASALGNSFVQMSFIAQNIGQFQINKRVWN, from the coding sequence ATGATTAAAAAAAATGCTTTTACACTTATAGAATTAATTTTATCAATGGTTATTATAGCTATAGCTTTTACTGTACTCCCAAAAATATTACAATTATCTGCCAAAGTTTCTGTCCAAAATCTAAAAGGTGAAGCTATGTATAATGCCATAGCATATATTGGGCTTATAAAATCAACTGCATGGGATGAGGAAAATATAAAATATAATGATATTTTACTTGTAGCAAACGGAGACTCTGATTATGACTGTAATACAACAACAACTTATCGCATAGGCGGATTTGACGGTTCAAGAAACTGTAAAAATGCCAAAAATGCATCTTCTTTAGGTAGTGACAGCAATGAAAGCTATAATAACGATATGGATGATTTTGACACTATTAATGCAACAAACAATACTAATTCAAGAGCATACGACTTAAATGTCAGCGTAGATTATTTAGAAGATATTGCAGAAAATGGCAATACTTTTTCATCTACAACAAAAAGCAATACAACAAATACAAAAAGAATCACAATAAAAGTCGATGTTAAGAAAAAAGCTTCGGCTCTTGGTAATTCTTTTGTACAAATGTCATTCATAGCTCAAAATATAGGACAATTCCAAATTAATAAGAGAGTTTGGAATTGA
- a CDS encoding right-handed parallel beta-helix repeat-containing protein, with translation MIKIIFIFFIFVNVLFAKTLVVDNTPSFLGYFNCEGFSFSNNYVSIQDAVNNAQNGNTIKICKGDYNEAVIIDGLKNLIITNGADASSPTDVNWYSNTYTLTIGSNNSSENTIIKNISLKETSSNANYYALRLLKGKIITLNNVILKTEAGSAIYGDWNFDGEGIYKNLTINSKANGIYINKGTKQTFEDINITIDGNNANYFGIFLGDNIKNENHIFKNLNFNVKKQSAIFVKHSKNITFENIDIKATDYDSDYKTALYLDWGIDSNAQFTFKNVNIDLNKGEGINVKKADDINFDTLSINGSSGYGIFLDSSIKGKLTFTHLSLKANQEYGIYIKNGNDLNMEDANITGISGTGYILFCDWGMQGNYTFKDVNSSTSSYGFIIRKSNDITFDNLTLKGNSPNENYWGIYGDANVNGTVSIKNSDINVTGIALELKNGKPNIEKSKIVSQKNHTIFFDTNTNNIQIKDSCFYKNNDSSFYDLYVHNWETNAKVNNNCIYGAPKENLARTEKNGNDYKGNFWEGVSGDYNYNHVFDNQTLSSCPNSCSGETPSLTPIINYHMDECSWDSGSNTYEIKNFGSLENDYNASALNNADTIEDGKIYRAGDINSTASDDKAIISKTDLSLPHKYTLTTWIKFPLNTNGHKIFRSGRKRVQYFNIADRTGSNKDFIYFTKDIRRNKWTLNIDDDHDSKSMNFNPQNLSGWYMLTFVITNNGTDFYLDTNKEHTFTTHPNRGNLGLLFNSDYNSNDNVTNAQSIGASVDEFKIFDKALSNSQIQTIYGNENNGKNYDGSDRTAPECGGTQPPIRNYQFDARDIFRGEDDRNISTKIVSREFQLTLMSLDENGTKQDFNGTVCAKVESTSGYAGDYNKTIWSDNKEKNASFTVIRAIGGGVNATLYIKWFKNIQDAECMSSIDSNDTNATDNFTIRPDRFIIYPPSTQIYAGEDFNISYAAKVYGSDANASDYNESNGSSFHLHVNEINTNCINGDFNGSINFNDGNVTVTSNYNEVGKIDLNITDRDITCTNRFAGIDCKDQNISGHWNTDTDTRIDENATRLTVLPHHFKIDSILYNFDENNEFTYISQDLNMSTRLDLNVTAQNKQNEAAKNYNKNCYAKNIDINISHSSIGDGNLSKILYIYQDDSDLNSSLNIVNKNVDINITSYPKENFTTDHNGSTLLKVFINFDRNYSKTVNPFDFNITDVNVSDENISLSNAATDGNATFYFARTYTQDLATSQTDDNVSAEILVYDSADNDYVDGFKEELLDWYLINKHTTQNDGNISDSNISSSTDKTDSVESADFNTSVTFKGNGVFDISVHNAGKNEGTYFIHLGVDKWLWYAPQNFGNTYDYSAGSNCTQHPCIKYNYEKKSEGNAVTSGNTTGVHFDANVSKNSRGVRLLR, from the coding sequence GTGATAAAAATCATTTTTATATTTTTTATATTTGTCAACGTTTTATTTGCAAAAACTTTAGTTGTTGATAATACACCTAGTTTCCTGGGTTACTTTAATTGTGAAGGTTTTTCTTTCTCTAATAATTATGTCTCAATTCAAGATGCCGTAAATAATGCTCAAAACGGCAATACCATTAAAATCTGTAAAGGTGATTATAATGAAGCAGTAATTATAGATGGTTTAAAAAATTTAATTATAACAAATGGTGCCGATGCTTCTTCGCCGACTGATGTAAACTGGTATAGCAATACATATACATTAACTATAGGTTCTAATAATTCAAGTGAAAATACAATAATAAAAAATATATCATTAAAAGAGACAAGTTCAAATGCAAACTATTATGCACTCAGACTTTTAAAAGGTAAAATTATAACTCTAAATAATGTTATTTTAAAAACAGAAGCCGGAAGCGCCATATATGGAGATTGGAACTTTGACGGAGAAGGCATATATAAAAATTTAACTATAAACTCCAAAGCAAATGGAATTTATATAAACAAAGGAACAAAACAGACTTTTGAAGATATAAATATAACGATAGACGGGAACAATGCAAACTATTTTGGAATTTTTCTCGGTGATAATATTAAAAATGAAAATCATATATTTAAAAATTTGAATTTTAATGTAAAAAAACAAAGCGCAATTTTTGTTAAACATTCAAAAAATATAACTTTTGAAAATATAGATATAAAAGCGACAGATTATGATAGTGACTATAAAACAGCACTTTATCTTGACTGGGGAATTGATAGTAATGCACAATTTACTTTTAAAAATGTAAATATAGATTTAAATAAAGGTGAAGGCATAAATGTAAAAAAAGCTGATGACATAAATTTTGATACTCTCAGTATAAACGGCAGCAGCGGGTATGGTATATTTTTAGATAGCAGTATAAAAGGAAAACTGACTTTTACACATTTGTCTCTAAAAGCAAATCAAGAGTATGGTATTTATATAAAAAACGGTAATGATTTGAATATGGAAGATGCAAATATTACCGGAATAAGCGGTACAGGATATATTCTCTTTTGTGATTGGGGGATGCAAGGCAACTATACTTTTAAGGATGTAAACAGTTCAACCTCTTCTTACGGTTTTATAATCAGAAAATCAAATGATATAACCTTTGACAATTTAACACTAAAAGGCAATAGCCCAAATGAAAATTACTGGGGAATTTATGGTGATGCAAATGTAAACGGCACTGTTAGCATCAAAAATTCAGATATTAATGTAACAGGCATTGCACTTGAACTAAAAAATGGAAAACCGAATATTGAAAAAAGCAAGATTGTTAGTCAAAAAAATCATACAATCTTTTTTGATACAAACACCAATAATATTCAGATAAAGGACAGTTGTTTTTATAAAAATAATGATTCTTCATTTTATGATCTTTATGTTCATAACTGGGAAACTAATGCAAAAGTAAACAATAACTGTATATACGGCGCACCAAAAGAAAATTTGGCTAGAACTGAAAAGAATGGAAATGATTATAAAGGAAATTTTTGGGAAGGCGTAAGCGGAGATTATAATTATAATCATGTTTTTGACAACCAAACACTTTCTAGTTGTCCAAACAGCTGTAGCGGTGAAACTCCTTCACTTACACCAATCATTAATTATCATATGGATGAGTGCAGCTGGGATAGCGGCAGTAACACTTATGAAATTAAAAATTTTGGAAGCCTTGAAAACGACTATAATGCTTCAGCGCTAAACAATGCCGATACTATTGAGGATGGGAAAATTTACAGAGCCGGAGATATAAACAGTACTGCCAGTGATGATAAAGCAATTATTTCAAAAACAGACTTATCACTGCCACATAAATACACTCTTACGACTTGGATTAAATTTCCGCTTAATACCAATGGACATAAAATCTTTAGAAGCGGCAGAAAAAGAGTACAGTATTTTAATATAGCCGATAGAACAGGCAGTAATAAAGATTTTATATACTTCACGAAGGACATAAGAAGAAATAAGTGGACTTTAAATATTGATGATGACCATGACAGTAAATCTATGAATTTTAATCCACAAAATTTAAGTGGTTGGTATATGCTTACCTTTGTAATTACCAATAACGGAACAGATTTTTATCTTGATACAAACAAAGAACATACATTTACTACTCATCCAAATAGAGGAAACCTCGGATTATTATTTAATAGTGATTATAACAGTAACGATAACGTAACAAATGCTCAATCAATAGGTGCAAGTGTCGATGAATTTAAAATCTTTGATAAAGCATTAAGCAACTCTCAAATACAAACTATATATGGCAATGAAAATAATGGGAAAAATTATGACGGTTCAGATAGAACTGCGCCGGAGTGCGGAGGCACTCAACCGCCAATAAGAAATTATCAATTTGATGCAAGAGATATTTTCAGGGGTGAAGATGACAGAAATATTTCAACAAAAATAGTAAGCCGAGAGTTTCAACTTACACTTATGTCACTGGATGAAAATGGTACTAAACAAGACTTTAACGGAACCGTGTGCGCTAAAGTTGAGTCAACCAGCGGATATGCGGGGGATTACAATAAAACAATATGGAGTGACAATAAAGAAAAAAATGCCTCATTTACTGTTATCAGGGCAATAGGCGGAGGTGTAAACGCCACTTTATACATAAAATGGTTTAAAAACATACAAGATGCGGAGTGCATGTCAAGCATAGATAGTAATGACACAAATGCAACGGACAATTTTACCATAAGACCGGACAGATTTATTATATACCCGCCATCCACGCAGATATATGCAGGAGAAGACTTCAACATATCTTACGCTGCAAAAGTGTATGGAAGTGATGCTAATGCAAGTGATTATAATGAAAGTAACGGGTCAAGTTTTCATTTACATGTAAATGAAATAAATACAAATTGTATAAATGGAGACTTTAACGGCAGTATCAATTTTAATGATGGAAATGTAACCGTCACATCCAACTATAATGAAGTTGGAAAAATAGACCTGAATATTACAGATAGAGACATTACATGTACAAATAGATTTGCAGGAATTGATTGTAAAGATCAAAATATAAGCGGGCATTGGAATACAGATACAGATACTCGAATTGATGAAAATGCAACCAGACTTACAGTTTTACCGCATCACTTTAAAATAGATTCTATTTTGTACAACTTTGATGAAAATAATGAATTTACCTATATCTCTCAAGACTTAAATATGTCAACAAGATTAGACTTAAATGTCACTGCTCAAAATAAACAAAATGAAGCTGCAAAAAATTATAATAAAAACTGCTATGCTAAAAACATCGATATAAACATTTCACACAGCAGCATAGGAGACGGTAATTTATCTAAAATATTATATATTTATCAAGATGATTCAGATCTGAACTCATCTTTAAATATAGTCAATAAAAATGTAGATATAAATATAACATCATATCCAAAAGAAAATTTTACAACTGATCACAATGGAAGTACACTTCTAAAAGTGTTTATAAATTTTGACAGGAACTATTCTAAAACCGTTAATCCTTTTGACTTTAATATTACGGATGTTAATGTTTCTGATGAAAACATATCACTTTCAAATGCCGCAACTGACGGGAATGCTACCTTTTACTTTGCACGTACATATACTCAAGACCTTGCAACATCACAAACAGATGACAATGTAAGTGCCGAAATTTTAGTATATGATAGTGCTGATAATGATTATGTTGACGGTTTTAAAGAGGAGTTATTAGATTGGTATTTAATTAATAAACATACAACACAAAATGACGGGAATATAAGCGACTCCAACATAAGTTCTTCTACCGACAAAACTGATTCTGTAGAATCTGCTGATTTTAACACGTCAGTTACATTTAAAGGGAACGGGGTTTTTGATATTAGTGTTCATAATGCCGGCAAAAATGAAGGTACATATTTTATACATTTGGGAGTAGATAAATGGTTATGGTATGCACCACAAAATTTTGGCAATACTTATGATTACAGTGCTGGAAGTAATTGTACACAACACCCATGTATAAAATATAACTATGAAAAAAAATCTGAAGGCAATGCCGTTACAAGCGGAAATACGACAGGTGTACATTTTGATGCGAATGTCAGTAAAAATAGTCGGGGAGTAAGATTGTTAAGATGA
- a CDS encoding EI24 domain-containing protein, whose protein sequence is MQNILEAIFFGFSGILNYKTMKLALAIGAVVTIIWSVIGYFVWDDLVSFAAYFIDLVPFSMLRANGAWILSSFLWFSLVLVTFALVLAFFGNMILERVSKEKYSSFSLLVVFVSAAFWSLIWFFKGSYIHVQFLKLLNWLPFETVEASLSYLMGLYFIYSAIIVTMLLVTSFFSQTLLEDIRDKNFPYEPLLEEDEVKVSENRLLDILIYAIISIIAFPLLFIPILNFVLQLGLWIWLIKDTFVNDSAALVIPKEKRAKLSEYKGGFLTISVVTSLFNFLPVFNIFGPFFGEIAMFYYLKGIQKEL, encoded by the coding sequence ATGCAAAATATTTTAGAAGCTATTTTCTTCGGCTTTAGTGGGATACTCAACTATAAAACAATGAAACTGGCATTGGCAATCGGTGCTGTAGTGACTATCATCTGGTCGGTTATCGGCTATTTTGTGTGGGATGATTTGGTCTCTTTTGCTGCATATTTTATTGATTTGGTTCCTTTTTCCATGTTGCGTGCAAACGGAGCATGGATTCTCTCATCATTTTTATGGTTTTCTCTTGTACTAGTAACATTTGCTTTAGTTTTAGCATTTTTTGGCAATATGATTTTAGAAAGAGTTTCCAAAGAAAAATACAGTTCGTTTTCTTTGCTGGTAGTATTTGTAAGTGCTGCTTTTTGGTCATTAATTTGGTTTTTTAAAGGCTCTTACATACATGTACAGTTTTTAAAACTGCTCAATTGGCTGCCGTTTGAAACAGTAGAAGCGAGTCTCTCATATTTGATGGGGCTCTATTTTATTTACAGTGCCATTATTGTGACGATGCTATTGGTAACAAGCTTTTTTAGTCAAACACTGCTTGAAGATATCCGAGACAAAAATTTTCCTTATGAACCGCTTTTAGAAGAAGATGAAGTGAAAGTGAGTGAAAACAGATTACTGGATATATTGATTTATGCCATCATTTCTATTATTGCTTTTCCTCTGCTGTTTATACCTATTTTAAACTTTGTTCTTCAGCTTGGTTTATGGATTTGGTTGATTAAAGATACTTTTGTAAATGATAGCGCGGCTTTGGTTATACCGAAAGAGAAAAGAGCAAAACTTTCTGAGTATAAAGGAGGGTTTTTAACTATAAGTGTGGTGACATCACTCTTTAATTTTTTACCGGTTTTCAATATCTTTGGACCGTTTTTTGGTGAGATTGCGATGTTTTATTATTTAAAGGGAATTCAAAAGGAGTTATAA
- a CDS encoding sensor domain-containing diguanylate cyclase, which produces MSFFSFGLAVLLYPKMSAFIKLSAHFWLIGVFGIIHGISEWIDMFAYIEQTKTPVVEMASFVILPLSFLFLLYFGLISLSEQKKVSYTHIKFVVGTLLLMFAVFSFQSDNLYLEGNVWARYLFGIPGIFLTSYVLFMQKDAQGIETLISAKVYLFILSFSFFFYGIFAGIVVPKAPILMASIINYTTFQEYFGVPVQVFRSFCGVVSAFAAIALFQLLRQRTEMDMLKLSSAIEHSGDSVVITDRNGVIEYVNSAFEQQTGFTKKEAIGKKSNIVKSGRHSIDFYRNELWATILSKNIFRSYMLNKKKNGELYHEYKAIAPIVDAKGNISYFVSTGKDVTEQMLLEEKLRELAAIDKLTGISNRLRFDEVLQFSIDRAKRYKVNLSVILFDVDKFKKVNDTYGHLCGDDVLKMIAKIGHDSIRKSDLIARWGGDEFIILQSNIPSDEAQILVERLRHNIESYNFKDVGKVTVSFGVTHFKEDDTKESLIKRADDALYEAKEHGRNRVEVK; this is translated from the coding sequence TTGTCATTTTTTTCATTTGGTCTTGCAGTGTTGCTGTATCCTAAAATGTCGGCTTTTATCAAGCTGAGTGCGCATTTTTGGCTAATTGGGGTGTTTGGCATTATTCATGGAATAAGTGAATGGATTGATATGTTTGCATACATTGAGCAGACTAAAACACCAGTGGTTGAAATGGCTAGTTTTGTCATCCTACCGCTTTCGTTCCTGTTTTTATTATATTTTGGGCTGATTTCTCTTTCAGAACAAAAAAAAGTATCATATACCCATATTAAATTTGTGGTAGGCACTCTTCTTCTGATGTTTGCAGTGTTTTCTTTTCAAAGCGACAACCTCTATCTGGAAGGAAATGTATGGGCACGGTATCTATTTGGTATCCCCGGAATCTTTCTAACCTCATATGTACTTTTTATGCAAAAAGATGCACAAGGGATTGAAACCCTTATCTCAGCCAAAGTTTACTTATTCATTTTGAGTTTTTCTTTTTTCTTTTATGGAATTTTTGCAGGAATTGTTGTTCCAAAAGCACCAATATTAATGGCTTCAATTATAAACTACACAACATTTCAAGAATACTTCGGAGTGCCGGTTCAGGTATTTCGTTCCTTTTGTGGTGTAGTCTCCGCATTTGCTGCTATTGCTTTATTTCAACTCTTGCGACAAAGAACGGAAATGGATATGTTGAAGCTCTCAAGTGCAATTGAGCATAGTGGAGATAGTGTTGTAATAACAGATAGAAACGGAGTTATTGAATATGTAAATTCTGCATTTGAACAACAAACAGGTTTTACAAAAAAAGAGGCAATTGGTAAAAAGTCAAATATTGTAAAATCTGGAAGGCACTCTATTGACTTTTACAGAAATGAATTATGGGCAACTATACTATCTAAAAATATATTCAGAAGCTATATGTTAAACAAAAAGAAAAATGGTGAGCTTTACCATGAGTACAAAGCAATTGCACCAATTGTTGATGCAAAAGGTAATATAAGCTATTTTGTATCAACAGGAAAAGATGTTACCGAGCAGATGTTATTGGAAGAGAAGCTTAGAGAGTTAGCTGCAATTGACAAGTTGACAGGTATCTCAAACCGTCTTAGATTTGATGAAGTACTTCAATTTTCTATAGATAGGGCGAAACGCTATAAAGTAAATTTGTCAGTCATCTTATTTGATGTAGATAAATTTAAAAAAGTAAATGATACATATGGGCATCTTTGCGGTGATGATGTTCTAAAAATGATTGCTAAGATTGGGCATGATAGTATCAGAAAAAGTGATTTGATTGCGCGTTGGGGCGGGGATGAGTTTATCATACTTCAGTCAAACATTCCATCAGATGAAGCACAAATTTTGGTAGAGCGTTTAAGACACAATATAGAATCATACAACTTTAAAGATGTTGGAAAAGTTACTGTAAGTTTTGGAGTGACACATTTTAAAGAAGATGATACGAAAGAGTCATTAATAAAGCGAGCGGACGATGCACTTTATGAAGCTAAAGAACACGGAAGAAATAGAGTCGAAGTAAAATAG